In Uranotaenia lowii strain MFRU-FL chromosome 2, ASM2978415v1, whole genome shotgun sequence, one genomic interval encodes:
- the LOC129742917 gene encoding uncharacterized protein LOC129742917, translating to MVIDGYWNRITPDQRDNNATIQQPLRDINPVGHKICASTGPSLEHLKLCKLLARFSVFLSHTRNNSSSFSMAEFTDTVRTSTPVPTVEQYNCVACNKPDSMCDMVQCDTCDQWWHQLCAGVTSSIEKVPWSCRNCIPDGSVHSVTSRARQTALQLQQLDAQRALERQASKAKLQAELDDIAAEQQYVQDRFNLLQEDNGQEEEQESIRSQGSRRGNRLRVENWLNKTQTPSGQPQPPMSSAITEQQPREVLTRIQQQGRSTGAYPKNSAGRNPSAFLNQNVKPWPDNQEWNSWSVMGVHQWESVLLQKGRLQMEGPKTKSFGIQQHSTGSANVGARSSQEHLGLEYQPSNQPNPASRAAKSRPTFPSLVPLAPPLAAPIQLASQVDAGITTGTSGQIPTFTRSGCHSAPRITPAANPSDQFEPETPRRNPSHPSTNPGAPTDFGHRVPNQSSHQQRFAQQPWQPINNRQQPATSTVPLPPFRNHINEQGKTAPMYAPNENEMPAPEYDPLEPLMNQLGLEPNERPQYTPFINTYQPSQSQLAARQLMARDLPIFDGNPSDWPIFVSTFTNTTLACGSSPVENLNRLQRSLKGAALAAVRSKLMLPDAVPLIMKTLRAFYGRPESLINSLLEKIRVLPAPKPENLGSLADFGMEVQNLCDHIEAANQQAHMNNPSLLSELVEKLPAFAAYQWAVYSSGLASVSLREFGDFMSDLVKHVGKVTKYRGALVKEDKPRAKRGALHTHSETPTTSKEVAVPKKCSLCTQNHPLKDCPKFKSLDVDGRWHTVQREGICRNCLNYHGRRSCRSNSRCGIEGCTTRHHPLLHSNRSFQNKSSASTSNNRSNPTPSAPVQKAPVSGECLTHRSPEHKFLFRILPLTVHGAGKSIDTHAFVDEGSSLTLVEQSLVKELGAKGTPRVLCLTWTGKISRTDRESEVLDLTISGQNNMKVCLKDSRTVKNLSLSKQSLDFSHLSEQFPHLKGLPVASYTNITPRLLIGLNNLNLTVPLRIKEGQPGAPTAAKTRLGWCLYGGVAENSSLSMVNYHTCSCTADNSLHDLVRDYFRREDVGVSPAIQIESDADTRARRILQTTTSRCGDRFQTGLLWRFDEFELPDSRPMAYKRWECLQRRMNRQPQLRLNLELQIKSYIEKGYAHRATEEELINADPRRTWFLPLGAVINPKKPEKVRMIWDASATVDGISLNTMLLKGPDELNPLPWVLFRFRQFPVAISADIAEMFHQIRIIEKDRQAQRFLWNPDPQCQPEVYTMNVATFGSTCSPASAHYVMTLNAKQNEKQYPRAVEGIVKRTYVDDYADSFENEEEASRIAGEVKLIHAKGGFNIRGWMSNSSKVLESLGEAETSQPKSLNLENPRGYERILGMHWTSKEDSLGFSTILPPDINELLATGNRPTKRQLLRCLMSFFDPLGLLAAIILHGKILLQDVWRAGTQWDEPIDNNAFEKWLRWTKCFPKIAEISIPRCYFQEASRELYQDLELHIFVDASEEAYAAVAYFRVSTPEGFICSLVSAKTKVAPLKHWSIPRLELQAAVIGVRLRKFIVDGHSLNIRRTVFWSDSSTVLAWIRSDHRRYTQFVACRVGEILSNSEISEWRWVPSKLNIADHATKWFHELEIQQDSAWFSGPEFLKESEKNWPQPRSSTTTTEELKVPCLVHQPHETQTTVDFTRFSKWERVLRTTAYVNRYIALKTNRVKSFPEHLGQQELRDAENSLFGNAQWCSYPAEMSVAVHNRGKSTEQRNNLPKQSILRQMSPYLDENGVLRVDSRIGAAKRVSTCTKYPVILPQYHRLTDLIIDFYHRKYIHCNFETVVNELRQRFYIPRIRQTVKRVLRQCQWCKIYKSKPQVPRMAPLPEARLAAYTRPFSYTGLDLFGPILVKSGRQALKRWVALFTCLTIRAVHVEVVYSLSTESCIMSIRRFIGRRGAPIEIHSDNGTNFRGADNILQQQVRQFHENMAVTFTNVDTKWVFIPPGTPHMGGSWERLVRSVKTALEGSMIPGRKLNDEAFYTLLVDAEGIVNSRPLTYLPIESEEAEALTPNHFLLGSSNGVKQPESGPISEANGLRNAWSQINLQLDRFWSRWVREYLPTMTQRSKWFGETKPVRLGDLVVVVNEARRNGWARGRVLELVPGSDGRIRRAVVQTNKGITRQSVSKLAVLEVAQGGNPGSNTPDTSVTGGGMLETGIPA from the exons ATGGTGATTGACGGCTACTGGAATCGGATCACACCAGATCAGCGGGACAACAACGCTACGATACAACAACCTTTGCGGGACATCAACCCTGTGGGACATAAAATTTGCGCGTCGACGGGTCCTAGTCTAGAACA CTTGAAGCTGTGCAAACTGCTAGCGAGATTCAGCGTTTTTCTTTCACACACCCGCAACAAttcttcaagtttttcaatggcCGAATTCACCGACACCGTCCGGACCAGCACTCCAGTGCCAACAGTGGAGCAGTACAATTGCGTCGCTTGCAATAAACCGGATTCCATGTGTGACATGGTGCAGTGCGACACCTGCGATCAGTGGTGGCACCAACTCTGTGCCGGCGTGACGAGTTCTATTGAGAAGGTCCCCTGGAGCTGTCGGAACTGCATTCCGGATGGTAGCGTGCATTCTGTTACATCTCGCGCGCGCCAGACCGCTCTCCAGTTGCAGCAGCTCGATGCACAGCGCGCACTGGAACGCCAGGCTAGTAAAGCGAAGCTTCAGGCGGAACTGGACGATATTGCTGCGGAACAGCAATATGTTCAAGACAGATTCAATCTGCTCCAGGAAGACAACGGTCAAGAAGAAGAACAAGAAAGCATTAGGAGCCAAGGCAGTCGCAGGGGCAACCGCCTGCGAGTGGAAAACTGGCTCAACAAAACGCAAACTCCAAGTGGTCAGCCGCAGCCGCCGATGAGCAGCGCGATCACCGAGCAACAACCGAGGGAAGTCCTCACGAGGATCCAGCAGCAAGGTCGAAGCACTGGCGCGTATCCGAAAAACAGCGCAGGAAGAAATCCAtccgcatttctcaaccaaaaTGTCAAACCTTGGCCAGATAACCAGGAATGGAATTCCTGGTCCGTCATGGGTGTTCATCAGTGGGAATCCGTCCTGCTACAAAAAGGCCGTTTACAAATGGAGGGTCCCAAAACCAAATCGTTTGGTATTCAACAACATTCAACAGGAAGTGCCAACGTAGGTGCTAGGTCGAGTCAGGAGCACCTTGGTCTTGAATATCAGCCGTCGAACCAGCCAAATCCGGCCAGCCGGGCAGCAAAATCCAGACCAACTTTCCCATCACTAGTTCCGTTGGCCCCACCTCTTGCCGCACCAATTCAGCTTGCCTCCCAGGTCGATGCGGGGATTACCACCGGTACCTCAGGACAAATTCCAACTTTTACGAGATCCGGTTGTCATTCAGCCCCTCGGATCACACCAGCAGCTAATCCCTCGGATCAATTCGAGCCGGAAACGCCGAGAAGAAACCCGTCGCATCCGTCGACGAATCCAGGGGCACCGACCGACTTCGGGCATCGTGTGCCAAATCAGTCCAGCCATCAACAACGTTTCGCCCAGCAACCGTGGCAGCCGATCAACAACAGACAACAGCCAGCAACAAGTACGGTACCACTTCCACCCTTCAGGAACCACATCAACGAACAAGGTAAGACTGCTCCAATGTATGCcccaaatgaaaatgaaatgccTGCCCCTGAATATGACCCCCTCGAGCCTTTAATGAACCAATTAGGCCTTGAGCCAAATGAACGCCCACAATACACCCCATTTATAAATACCTACCAACCATCTCAATCACAACTTGCGGCACGACAATTAATGGCCCGTGATCTCCCCATCTTCGATGGCAATCCCTCTGATTGGCCAATATTTGTGAGTACTTTCACCAACACCACCCTCGCCTGCGGTTCTTCTCCCGTGGAAAATTTAAACCGTCTACAACGCTCCTTGAAAGGTGCTGCCTTAGCAGCCGTTCGCAGCAAGCTCATGCTCCCTGATGCTGTTCCGCTCATCATGAAGACTCTTCGCGCTTTCTACGGCCGTCCCGAATCGCTTATCAATTCCCTCTTGGAAAAGATCCGCGTCTTACCAGCTCCAAAGCCCGAGAACCTGGGGTCACTGGCCGACTTTGGAATGGAGGTGCAGAATCTTTGTGACCACATTGAAGCAGCGAATCAACAAGCACATATGAACAATCCCTCTCTCTTATCGgaacttgttgaaaaattacCGGCGTTTGCTGCATATCAGTGGGCAGTCTACAGCAGTGGTTTGGCGAGTGTCAGTCTACGAGAATTTGGTGATTTCATGTCGGATTTGGTCAAGCATGTCGGTAAGGTGACAAAGTATCGTGGGGCGTTAGTGAAGGAAGACAAGCCTAGGGCCAAGCGTGGCGCTCTTCACACACATTCAGAAACACCAACTACATCGAAGGAGGTCGCTGTTCCGAAAAAGTGTTCGCTTTGTACTCAGAATCATCCTCTCAAAGATTGTCCGAAATTTAAGTCATTGGATGTCGATGGTCGTTGGCATACGGTACAAAGGGAAGGTATTTGTCGCAATTGTTTAAACTACCATGGTCGAAGGTCGTGTCGCAGCAACAGTCGGTGTGGAATCGAAGGCTGCACAACTCGTCATCATCCTCTGCTCCATTCAAATCGCTCCTTCCAAAACAAGTCATCCGCATCAACATCCAATAATCGATCAAATCCTACTCCATCAGCTCCGGTGCAGAAAGCACCAGTATCCGGTGAATGTCTAACACATCGTAGCCCAGAACACAAGTTCCTCTTCCGTATACTTCCGCTAACAGTTCATGGTGCAGGAAAGTCAATTGATACACATGCCTTTGTTGATGAAGGATCCTCTCTCACACTTGTTGAGCAATCTCTTGTTAAAGAATTAGGTGCGAAAGGAACTCCACGAGTTTTATGTTTGACATGGACAGGCAAAATATCTCGAACTGATAGAGAATCGGAAGTTTTAGACTTGACTATCTCCGGCCAGAACAACATGAAAGTTTGTTTGAAAGATTCACGTACTGTCAAGAACTTATCCCTGAGCAAGCAATCTCTCGATTTTTCGCATCTTTCCGAACAATTTCCGCACCTGAAAGGGCTTCCTGTCGCTTCGTATACCAATATAACTCCTCGTTTGCTCATTGGTTTGAACAATCTCAACTTAACTGTCCCATTGCGCATTAAAGAAGGCCAGCCAGGAGCGCCTACAGCAGCAAAAACAAGGCTTGGTTGGTGCTTGTATGGCGGAGTAGCGGAGAATAGCTCATTATCCATGGTCAACTACCACACCTGTTCATGTACGGCCGACAATTCTTTGCACGATCTAGTTCGGGATTATTTCAGAAGAGAGGACGTAGGTGTATCACCTGCGATACAGATAGAGTCAGATGCTGACACAAGAGCACGGCGTATTCTGCAGACAACTACGTCACGATGTGGTGATCGATTTCAAACGGGTCTACTCTGGCGATTCGACGAATTTGAACTTCCGGACAGTCGCCCGATGGCATACAAACGCTGGGAATGCTTGCAACGTAGAATGAACCGTCAGCCTCAGTTGCGACTCAATCTTGAACTGCAAATAAAGAGCTACATCGAAAAGGGCTATGCCCACCGTGCAACTGAAGAGGAGCTGATCAATGCCGACCCGAGACGCACTTGGTTTCTTCCGCTTGGAGCGGTCATTAATCCCAAAAAGCCGGAGAAGGTGCGCATGATATGGGACGCTTCCGCCACAGTAGACGGAATTTCCCTGAACACAATGCTATTGAAAGGCCCTGACGAACTCAATCCTCTACCTTGGGTCCTGTTTCGTTTCCGGCAATTTCCCGTGGCCATTTCAGCGGATATTGCGGAAATGTTCCACCAGATTAGAATTATCGAAAAAGACAGGCAAGCTCAGCGCTTCCTCTGGAACCCTGATCCACAATGTCAACCAGAAGTTTATACCATGAACGTAGCTACCTTCGGTTCCACCTGTTCTCCCGCATCTGCGCACTACGTTATGACTCTGAACGCCaagcaaaacgaaaaacaaTATCCCAGGGCAGTAGAGGGAATAGTAAAAAGAACCTACGTTGATGATTACGCAGATAGTTTTGAGAACGAAGAAGAAGCGTCACGAATAGCGGGTGAAGTCAAATTGATTCATGCCAAGGGCGGATTCAACATAAGAGGCTGGATGTCTAACAGTTCTAAGGTCCTCGAAAGCCTCGGAGAAGCCGAAACCTCACAGCCGAAATCGCTAAACTTGGAGAACCCAAGGGGTTATGAACGCATCTTAGGTATGCACTGGACGTCGAAAGAAGATAGCCTGGGGTTCTCGACCATTCTACCTCCAGATATCAACGAACTGCTAGCCACCGGTAACCGTCCGACAAAACGACAACTGCTACGATGCCTTATGAGCTTCTTTGATCCTCTCGGGCTCCTCGCAGCTATCATTCTCCATGGGAAGATTCTCCTCCAAGATGTCTGGAGAGCAGGAACGCAATGGGATGAGCCAATAGACAACAATGCCTTCGAAAAATGGTTACGGTGGACGAAATGTTTCCCGAAGATTGCCGAAATTTCCATTCCTCGCTGTTACTTCCAAGAAGCATCCCGGGAACTTTATCAAGACCTTGAACTCCATATTTTCGTTGACGCAAGCGAAGAAGCTTACGCCGCTGTAGCGTATTTTCGCGTCTCCACTCCCGAAGGATTTATCTGCTCTCTAGTATCCGCTAAAACCAAGGTAGCCCCTTTAAAACACTGGTCCATACCTCGTCTTGAGTTGCAAGCAGCCGTGATAGGAGTTCGATTGAGGAAATTCATCGTAGACGGACATTCACTGAACATTCGACGCACCGTTTTCTGGTCTGACTCAAGCACTGTCCTCGCATGGATTCGTTCGGACCACCGACGTTACACCCAGTTTGTTGCGTGTCGTGTAGGCGAAATACTCTCGAACAGTGAAATCTCCGAATGGCGTTGGGTCCCTTCGAAACTCAACATTGCAGATCATGCTACGAAGTGGTTCCACGAGCTTGAGATCCAACAAGATTCCGCTTGGTTTAGCGGGCCCGAATTCCTGAAAGAGTCCGAAAAAAACTGGCCGCAACCTAGATCGTCTACGACTACCACTGAAGAACTCAAGGTACCCTGTCTCGTCCATCAACCTCATGAAACTCAAACAACTGTCGATTTCACCAGATTTTCTAAATGGGAAAGAGTCTTAAGAACCACTGCCTATGTGAACCGGTACATTGCCCTCAAGACAAACCGAGTGAAAAGTTTTCCAGAACATCTTGGTCAACAGGAACTCCGTGATGCCGAAAATTCACTGTTTGGGAATGCCCAATGGTGTTCATATCCTGCCGAAATGAGCGTTGCGGTTCACAATCGAGGAAAATCGACAGAACAACGAAATAATCTACCGAAACAAAGCATTCTTCGTCAAATGTCACCGTACTTGGATGAAAACGGCGTTCTTCGCGTCGACAGCCGTATCGGTGCTGCAAAACGTGTGTCAACGTGCACCAAGTATCCAGTGATTCTTCCTCAATACCATCGACTAACCGACCTGATCATAGATTTCTACCATCGAAAATACATCCACTGCAACTTCGAAACCGTCGTCAATGAGTTGCGCCAGCGATTCTACATTCCCCGTATTCGACAAACAGTGAAGCGTGTCCTTCGACAATGCCAGTGGTGCAAAATCTATAAATCCAAACCCCAGGTTCCTCGGATGGCACCTTTACCGGAAGCAAGACTTGCCGCATATACTCGTCCCTTCAGTTACACCGGGCTGGACTTATTTGGACCAATACTAGTGAAGTCTGGGAGACAAGCGCTGAAAAGATGGGTCGCCCTCTTCACGTGCTTGACCATCAGAGCTGTGCACGTAGAGGTCGTTTACAGTTTGAGCACCGAGTCATGCATTATGAGCATTCGTCGTTTCATCGGAAGGCGAGGAGCTCCAATCGAGATCCATTCAGACAATGGGACAAATTTCCGGGGCGCTGACAATATCCTGCAACAACAAGTCCGGCAGTTCCACGAAAACATGGCAGTCACGTTCACCAACGTGGATACGAAATGGGTATTCATTCCACCAGGCACTCCTCACATGGGCGGTTCGTGGGAGCGCCTGGTACGCTCTGTGAAAACAGCGCTAGAGGGGAGCATGATTCCGGGAAGAAAGTTGAACGACGAGGCCTTCTACACACTGCTGGTAGACGCTGAAGGAATCGTCAACAGTCGACCGTTGACCTACTTACCTATCGAGTCAGAAGAAGCAGAAGCACTAACACCCAACCATTTTTTGTTGGGAAGCAGCAATGGT